The following are encoded together in the Pectobacterium wasabiae CFBP 3304 genome:
- the fadJ gene encoding fatty acid oxidation complex subunit alpha FadJ, with the protein MNDQQPFLAATESPSAFSFTIRPDNIGVINIDVPGEKVNTLKREFAEQIISVFELARQHATLRGLIFISAKPDSFIAGADITMLNQCSSAEQAENLAKQGQETFDQIAELPFPVVAAIHGACLGGGLELALACDYRVCSLDEKTVLGLPEVQLGLLPGSGGTQRLPRLIGLDSALDLILTGRHLRASQALRQGLVDEAVPHDILLDTAVEIIKKGKRKTVPLGWRSRLLSSPGIRHLLFKMVKRKTRAKTHGNYPATEKIIQVVRRGIEKGREEGYRQEARAFGKLVMTPESAALRHLFFASNALKKTAGAASDAKPIHRVGILGGGLMGGGIASVTAMRGQLPVRIKDINEQGINHALKYNWQLLTKRVERKRMKPTECQRVMTLISGSTDYRGFEHADIVIEAVFEDLALKRQMVAEIEEHAAPHTIFASNTSSLPIHQIAEGARRPQQVVGLHYFSPVDKMPLVEVIPHAHTSAEAVTTTVALARKQGKIAIVVGDSAGFYVNRILAPYINEAAYCLLEGEPVESIDYALVRFGFPVGPLALLDEVGIDVATKIVPVLSEAFGARFTSPPAFDAILKDGRKGRKNGKGFYRYNKTRRFWHAGKEVDSSVYPLLDVTPKAHIDPALISQRAVMMMLNEAARCLDEGVIQCARDGDIGAVFGIGFPPFLGGPFHYMDRLGMETVVKTLLVLQQQYGERFAPCERLLTMREERQTFYPPDDEDSRVS; encoded by the coding sequence ATGAACGATCAACAGCCTTTCCTTGCGGCAACGGAAAGCCCCTCTGCTTTTTCTTTCACCATTCGGCCGGATAATATTGGTGTGATCAACATTGATGTCCCCGGTGAGAAAGTGAACACGTTAAAGCGCGAATTTGCAGAACAGATTATCTCGGTCTTCGAACTGGCGCGACAGCATGCGACGCTCCGAGGACTCATTTTTATTTCTGCCAAGCCTGATTCGTTTATTGCCGGAGCGGATATCACCATGTTGAACCAGTGCAGCAGCGCAGAACAGGCAGAAAATCTGGCGAAACAGGGGCAGGAGACGTTCGATCAAATTGCTGAGTTACCTTTCCCCGTGGTGGCTGCCATTCACGGTGCCTGTCTGGGCGGTGGGTTAGAGCTGGCATTAGCCTGTGACTATCGCGTTTGCTCGCTGGATGAAAAGACGGTGCTGGGGCTACCAGAAGTCCAGCTTGGCCTTCTTCCTGGTTCGGGCGGAACGCAGCGCTTGCCACGCTTGATTGGTCTGGATAGCGCATTGGATCTCATACTGACAGGTCGTCATCTCCGCGCGAGTCAGGCGCTGCGGCAAGGGCTGGTGGATGAGGCGGTGCCGCACGATATTCTGCTGGATACGGCAGTCGAGATTATCAAAAAAGGCAAAAGGAAGACGGTGCCGTTAGGCTGGCGTTCGCGTTTGCTGAGCAGCCCGGGTATACGCCATTTGCTTTTCAAGATGGTGAAACGCAAGACCCGCGCGAAAACACACGGCAACTACCCAGCCACTGAAAAGATTATTCAGGTGGTACGTCGAGGAATAGAAAAAGGCCGTGAAGAAGGATATCGGCAGGAGGCACGAGCGTTCGGCAAGCTGGTGATGACGCCGGAGTCTGCTGCACTGCGTCATCTGTTTTTCGCCTCGAATGCGTTAAAGAAAACCGCAGGTGCGGCCTCTGACGCGAAGCCAATCCATCGCGTCGGCATTCTCGGCGGTGGATTGATGGGGGGAGGGATCGCCAGCGTCACGGCGATGCGCGGGCAGTTGCCAGTGCGCATTAAAGATATCAATGAGCAGGGCATCAACCATGCGTTGAAGTACAACTGGCAACTGCTGACCAAGCGCGTCGAGCGTAAGCGAATGAAGCCGACAGAGTGCCAACGCGTGATGACGTTGATTTCCGGCAGTACGGACTATCGTGGTTTTGAGCATGCGGATATCGTCATTGAGGCGGTCTTTGAAGATTTGGCGCTGAAGCGGCAAATGGTGGCGGAGATTGAAGAGCATGCCGCGCCGCACACGATTTTCGCATCAAATACCTCATCGTTGCCGATCCATCAAATCGCAGAGGGTGCGCGACGTCCACAGCAGGTGGTTGGCCTGCACTATTTTAGCCCGGTAGATAAAATGCCGCTGGTTGAGGTCATTCCCCACGCACACACTAGCGCAGAGGCGGTCACGACGACGGTTGCTCTGGCGAGAAAGCAGGGGAAAATAGCGATTGTTGTCGGTGATAGCGCCGGCTTTTATGTAAACCGCATATTGGCACCTTACATCAACGAAGCCGCGTACTGCCTGCTGGAAGGGGAGCCGGTTGAATCGATTGATTATGCGCTGGTGCGTTTTGGTTTCCCTGTCGGTCCGCTCGCGCTACTTGATGAAGTCGGTATTGATGTTGCAACCAAGATCGTACCGGTGCTGAGCGAAGCATTCGGCGCACGCTTTACCTCCCCACCCGCGTTTGATGCGATCCTGAAAGATGGGCGCAAAGGGCGCAAGAATGGCAAAGGGTTCTATCGGTACAATAAAACGCGCCGCTTCTGGCACGCGGGAAAAGAGGTCGATAGTTCGGTTTACCCGCTGCTGGATGTCACGCCGAAGGCTCATATCGACCCTGCGTTAATCAGCCAGCGTGCCGTGATGATGATGTTAAATGAGGCGGCACGTTGTCTGGATGAAGGGGTGATTCAATGTGCCCGTGACGGCGATATTGGCGCGGTATTTGGCATCGGTTTCCCCCCTTTCCTTGGCGGGCCATTCCACTATATGGATCGTCTGGGGATGGAAACGGTGGTGAAAACGCTACTGGTGCTGCAACAACAGTATGGCGAGCGGTTCGCACCCTGTGAACGTTTACTCACGATGCGCGAAGAGCGGCAGACCTTCTATCCGCCAGACGATGAAGACAGTCGCGTTAGTTGA
- the fadI gene encoding acetyl-CoA C-acyltransferase FadI: MSEVLPLITRRGDRIAFVSGLRTPFARQATAYHGVPAIELGKLVTSELLVRTGIDPELIELLVFGQVVQMPEAPNIAREIVLGTGMSVYTDAYSVSRACATSFQAVANVAESIMAGTVEVGIAGGADSSSVLPIGVSKALARALVDMNKARTLSQKLKLLSGLRPKDLLPVAPAVAEYSTGLRMGDTAEQMAKTYGITREEQDELAHRSHRLAAQAWESGVLRDEVMTAYVPPYEKALSEDNNVRHDSALEQYSRLRPAFDRRHGTVTAANSTPLTDGAAAVLMMSESKAKSLGLTPLGYLRSYAFSAIGVQRDMLLGPAYASPLALARAGVALADLTLIDMHEAFAAQTLANLKLFASDEFARSQLGRNAALGEVDRAKFNVLGGSIAYGHPFAATGARMITQTLNELRRRGGGLGLTTACAAGGLGAAMVLEVTP; this comes from the coding sequence ATGAGCGAGGTATTACCTCTGATAACCCGCCGTGGCGATCGCATTGCGTTCGTGAGCGGATTACGCACCCCATTTGCCCGGCAGGCAACGGCCTATCATGGCGTTCCTGCCATTGAGTTAGGCAAGCTCGTCACCAGTGAGTTACTGGTTCGAACGGGTATCGATCCTGAACTGATCGAGCTATTGGTGTTCGGGCAGGTGGTCCAAATGCCCGAAGCGCCGAATATCGCCAGAGAGATCGTGCTCGGTACGGGCATGAGCGTATATACCGATGCGTATAGCGTTTCACGCGCCTGTGCTACCAGCTTTCAGGCCGTTGCCAATGTGGCGGAAAGCATTATGGCGGGAACGGTGGAAGTCGGCATTGCCGGGGGCGCAGATTCTTCTTCCGTGCTGCCCATTGGTGTCAGCAAAGCGTTGGCCAGAGCGCTGGTGGATATGAACAAGGCCAGAACGCTGAGTCAGAAGTTGAAGCTGTTAAGTGGCCTGCGGCCGAAAGATCTGCTGCCGGTTGCGCCTGCTGTGGCGGAATATTCCACCGGGTTGCGCATGGGCGATACTGCTGAACAGATGGCAAAAACTTACGGCATCACGCGTGAAGAGCAGGATGAGTTGGCGCATCGTTCGCACAGGCTAGCGGCCCAGGCCTGGGAATCTGGCGTGCTGCGCGATGAGGTGATGACGGCGTATGTTCCTCCTTATGAGAAAGCACTGAGTGAAGATAACAACGTGCGCCACGATTCGGCCTTAGAGCAGTATTCGCGCTTACGTCCGGCGTTCGATCGTCGGCATGGCACGGTGACGGCAGCGAACAGTACGCCGCTAACGGATGGTGCGGCGGCGGTCTTGATGATGAGTGAATCTAAGGCCAAAAGCCTGGGACTTACGCCATTAGGCTACCTGCGCAGCTATGCATTCAGCGCCATCGGCGTGCAACGTGATATGTTGTTGGGGCCGGCTTATGCGTCTCCGCTTGCGCTGGCAAGGGCGGGTGTAGCACTGGCCGATCTGACGCTCATTGACATGCACGAGGCCTTTGCCGCCCAGACGTTGGCAAATCTGAAGCTGTTTGCCAGCGATGAGTTCGCCCGAAGCCAATTGGGCAGAAATGCCGCACTGGGTGAGGTGGATCGCGCTAAGTTCAACGTATTGGGTGGCTCTATTGCCTATGGACATCCTTTTGCCGCCACTGGTGCGAGGATGATCACGCAAACGCTGAATGAACTGCGTCGGCGCGGTGGTGGACTGGGATTAACCACCGCCTGCGCGGCGGGCGGGCTGGGTGCGGCAATGGTACTGGAGGTGACGCCATGA
- a CDS encoding YfcZ/YiiS family protein: protein MTNVINKCSAEETAACCCVDVGTIMDNTDCTASYSKVFGDRSDAEAALTALTAKARAVESEPCEIASTLEEVDGGVKLDIDFTFSCQAETMIFQLGLR from the coding sequence ATGACGAACGTAATCAATAAATGCAGCGCTGAAGAAACCGCAGCCTGCTGCTGTGTCGATGTCGGTACCATCATGGATAATACGGATTGCACGGCGTCTTACAGTAAAGTGTTCGGCGATCGTTCTGATGCTGAGGCGGCACTCACTGCTCTGACGGCAAAAGCGCGCGCGGTAGAATCCGAACCTTGCGAAATTGCCAGCACGCTGGAAGAGGTAGACGGCGGCGTGAAACTGGACATCGATTTCACATTCAGTTGTCAGGCTGAAACGATGATTTTCCAGCTCGGCCTGCGTTAA
- the fadL gene encoding long-chain fatty acid transporter FadL — translation MSQKNLFKQSTIAVAVALFSANVSAAGFQLNEYSSSGLGRAFSGEGAVADNATSGSRNPATMTMFDRPSFSGGVTYINPDIDVQGKNSQVPGQNTSAKNIAPHAWVPNLHFIMPLNEQWAIGASATTNYGLATKFNDSYAAGSIGGETDLLTSNLNLSAAYRLNQHFSFGLGLNAVYADAKIVRRAGELANIPPVINGVPSGGLQGVVAGPSSELVHMEGKEWGYGWNAGILYEVDENNRFGLTYRSKVDIDFDGDYRSNIPAGLPGTPVGTGGATIPGKLTLNLPEMWEASAYHRVAPKWAVHYSLTYTSWSHFQELKATGSNGNTLFQKEEGFRDAYRIALGTTYYHDDNWTFRSGIAFDDSPVPADRRSISIPDQDRFWLSAGTTYAFNKDASVDVGVSYMHGKQVDISEPISDRAGSPSYNFSSKGKAWLYGVNFNYAF, via the coding sequence ATGAGCCAGAAAAACCTGTTCAAACAATCCACAATTGCTGTTGCGGTGGCCCTGTTTTCAGCAAATGTGTCCGCGGCTGGTTTCCAGCTTAATGAATATTCATCATCGGGTCTGGGACGTGCGTTTTCTGGTGAAGGTGCCGTAGCCGACAACGCCACCTCCGGCAGCCGTAACCCAGCGACCATGACTATGTTTGACCGCCCATCGTTCTCCGGTGGTGTCACCTATATCAACCCGGATATTGATGTTCAGGGGAAAAACTCCCAAGTCCCAGGGCAGAACACCAGCGCCAAGAATATCGCGCCACACGCCTGGGTACCTAATCTGCATTTCATCATGCCGCTTAATGAGCAGTGGGCGATCGGTGCTTCCGCCACCACTAACTATGGTCTGGCGACTAAATTTAATGATAGCTATGCGGCTGGTTCTATCGGCGGGGAGACCGACCTGTTGACGTCAAACCTGAACCTGAGCGCTGCGTATCGCCTGAATCAACATTTCAGCTTTGGTCTGGGCCTCAATGCGGTCTATGCCGATGCTAAGATTGTTCGCCGAGCAGGTGAACTGGCAAACATTCCTCCCGTCATTAACGGAGTACCGTCTGGTGGTTTGCAAGGCGTAGTTGCAGGCCCATCTTCAGAACTGGTTCACATGGAAGGTAAAGAGTGGGGCTACGGCTGGAATGCCGGTATCCTGTATGAAGTGGATGAAAACAATCGCTTCGGCCTGACCTACCGTTCCAAAGTCGACATCGACTTCGATGGTGATTACCGCAGTAATATCCCTGCCGGCCTCCCAGGAACACCTGTCGGGACAGGGGGGGCAACAATTCCCGGTAAGCTGACGCTGAACCTGCCGGAAATGTGGGAAGCCTCCGCCTACCACCGCGTAGCGCCTAAATGGGCGGTGCATTACAGCCTGACCTACACCAGTTGGAGCCATTTCCAGGAACTGAAAGCGACAGGTAGCAACGGTAATACGCTGTTCCAGAAAGAGGAAGGCTTCCGTGATGCCTACCGTATCGCACTCGGCACCACCTACTATCATGACGATAACTGGACATTCCGTAGCGGTATCGCATTTGATGATAGCCCGGTACCAGCCGACAGACGTTCTATCTCTATCCCCGATCAGGACCGTTTCTGGTTAAGTGCAGGCACTACCTATGCGTTTAACAAAGATGCCTCTGTTGATGTTGGCGTGTCTTATATGCACGGTAAGCAGGTTGATATCAGCGAACCTATCTCTGATAGAGCAGGTTCTCCAAGTTACAACTTCAGCTCTAAAGGTAAAGCCTGGCTGTACGGCGTGAACTTCAACTATGCGTTCTAA
- a CDS encoding SDR family oxidoreductase has protein sequence MSRLHNKRTLITGGTSGIGLETAKQFLAEGARVIVTGVNPDSIAAAKSELGSEVLVLRADSASVSAQNELAQAVEAHYGKVDVVFLNAGVSVWQPIEEWTEEMFDRSFDINVKGPYFLIQSLLPVFANPASVVLNTSISSHVGSSRSSVYSATKAAFLSLSKTLSSELMERGIRINAVSPGPIDTPLYDKLGIPESYRKQVNEEIVKSIPSGRFGTAEEIAKAVLYLASDESRWTIGSEIVVDGGRLLND, from the coding sequence ATGTCTCGATTACACAATAAACGTACCCTTATCACTGGCGGCACCTCCGGCATTGGGTTGGAAACCGCAAAGCAGTTCCTCGCTGAGGGGGCTCGCGTCATCGTCACCGGGGTCAACCCCGATTCTATTGCCGCGGCAAAATCCGAACTTGGCAGTGAAGTGCTGGTGCTGCGTGCTGACTCGGCCAGCGTGAGTGCACAGAATGAACTGGCTCAAGCCGTGGAGGCACATTACGGAAAGGTTGATGTTGTCTTTCTCAACGCTGGTGTTTCCGTTTGGCAGCCGATCGAAGAATGGACAGAGGAAATGTTTGATCGCTCCTTCGATATTAACGTCAAGGGGCCGTATTTTCTGATCCAGTCGCTTTTGCCTGTGTTCGCCAATCCCGCTTCAGTCGTGCTCAATACGTCGATTAGTTCGCATGTAGGATCGAGCCGCTCCTCCGTTTATTCTGCGACTAAAGCAGCTTTCCTTAGCCTGTCAAAAACGCTGTCTAGCGAACTGATGGAACGTGGTATTCGCATCAATGCGGTTAGCCCAGGTCCTATAGATACCCCGCTGTATGACAAACTGGGTATTCCTGAAAGCTATCGTAAACAAGTCAATGAGGAGATCGTCAAGAGCATCCCTTCAGGCCGTTTCGGCACGGCGGAGGAGATTGCCAAGGCTGTGTTGTACCTGGCTTCAGATGAGTCCCGATGGACAATCGGTAGTGAGATCGTCGTAGATGGCGGGCGTCTGTTGAATGACTGA
- a CDS encoding LysR family transcriptional regulator → MDRFLLMTCFKRTVETGSFSAAARDLNMGQPNVSRYVAALEEHLGVRLLQRTTRQLVLTPEGERYYADVSRILDAVAESESSLSNETEPTGLLRVACPTAMAHSFLVPQIPVFLARYPGLSLDLQLSDRFVDLVEEGVELAIRIGHPSDSALRARRIGLFTRVYVASTDYLSRRGIPQTPEDLRDHDCILYSLLNTGNTWHFRDTEINVSGRFRVNSPQAIQEAVIAGLGIANGPAWLYEDGLKSGRLCQVLCDYEAPPVPIQFLYVANRLLPKRAMVFMDFIAEAFSRIPGLNTGHHYR, encoded by the coding sequence GTGGATCGTTTTCTGCTCATGACCTGTTTTAAACGAACTGTCGAAACGGGTAGTTTCTCTGCGGCAGCGCGCGACCTGAATATGGGGCAACCCAACGTAAGCCGATACGTTGCCGCCTTAGAAGAGCATTTGGGCGTAAGACTACTTCAGCGCACAACACGCCAACTTGTGCTGACGCCCGAGGGTGAGCGGTACTACGCAGATGTAAGCCGAATTCTCGATGCAGTTGCAGAATCAGAGTCATCCTTGAGCAATGAGACGGAACCCACGGGACTTCTGCGAGTGGCCTGCCCAACGGCAATGGCCCATAGCTTCCTGGTACCACAAATCCCCGTTTTTCTGGCACGCTACCCCGGCTTGTCGCTGGATTTGCAACTGAGCGATCGTTTCGTCGATCTGGTGGAAGAAGGTGTCGAGTTGGCGATCCGAATAGGCCATCCCTCCGACAGCGCACTACGAGCACGCCGGATTGGTCTTTTCACTCGCGTGTATGTCGCCTCTACAGACTATCTGAGCCGTCGCGGTATACCGCAAACACCGGAAGATCTGCGCGATCATGACTGTATTCTGTATTCTCTGTTAAACACGGGTAATACGTGGCATTTTCGAGATACCGAAATCAACGTTTCGGGGCGATTCCGCGTCAACTCACCACAGGCCATACAGGAAGCCGTCATAGCCGGTCTTGGGATCGCGAATGGGCCCGCATGGTTATACGAGGATGGATTGAAGAGCGGCAGACTGTGTCAGGTGCTTTGTGACTATGAAGCGCCGCCCGTGCCAATTCAGTTTCTCTATGTTGCCAATCGGCTGCTACCGAAGCGAGCGATGGTATTCATGGACTTCATTGCAGAAGCGTTTTCCAGAATTCCAGGACTCAACACTGGCCATCATTACCGCTAG